The following is a genomic window from Pectobacterium carotovorum.
AATTGCGTTCAGGATATCTGACGTTGTAAGGTAATAATGCGGTTTTATTATCAAGGTCGGTAATGTTATCGCAGTGCCAGCATGTGACAGGACGTACGGTGTAAATCAAGGAGGGTGAGAGGACGGCCATTGGGCCATATTATGTTACCTGTATGATCTATTTTACGGATGACTGAATCATTATTATCTTGAATTTCCGTACAACAGCGTAATAAAACGCTGTTCAATGTGGCGGGAATCAATGTTATTTCAGGGAGTCCAGTGAGGGGAAAGAACATGGTTGAACATTTCACAGGGAAATATGAAGTCGAACTTAAATTTCGCATCGACGATATAGCCGTTTTCCGGAATACGCTTTTTAGCCTTCACCCAGAGGCTTTCGTCTTTGAAAATAAAGAGCACGATGTTTATTACGATGATGCAGAGAATCGCCTGCAGCAGCAAAATATCAAAATGCTGGTGCGCCGCATGGAGCCATCGGGGATTAAGCTTTGGATCGTGAAAGGGCCGGGCGTCGATCGCTGCGAAGCGGTTAACGTTGAGGGCTTTGAAAAAACCGACAGCATGCTACAGACGTTAGGGTATCGACCGCTTTTTGAAATTCATAAAATCCGCAGCATCTACTTTTTAAACGCTTTCCACATTACGCTCGATTATATTGAATCGCTTGGTTATTTCGTGGAAATATCGGTGATGACCGATGATGAAACCCAGTTGAAAGCACTCAGAGATCGGTGTATAGAGTGTGCACTGCGGCTTCAATTGTCATTGGATAATATTGAAACGAAATCTTATTATCAATTATTAGGTTTTAATTAACTGTTATTTTATGGTTATTGAATTGTTGTTTTTATTGTTCGATTTAGGCATGGGGAAATGATGAAGAAATTTATTTCGGCGGTACTGGCCACAGTAGTAATGGCTTTTTCTCTGTCCGTTTATGGCAACGATGTGGCGCAATATAAAGACGGTACCTACATCGGTACAGCACAGGGCAAGGCGGCAGAAGTTGAGGTTACTGTCAGTATTAAAGAAGGCAAGATTGCCAACGCTGAAGTGCTGAAGCACGGCGATACCGAAGCGATGATGCTGAGTGCGACGGATCAAATCGTGCCGGAGCTCATTGAGAAGCAGGATATTAACAAGGTGGATGCGGTAACAGGGGCAACGTTATCGAGTCAGGGCGTGATTAACGCGGTGAAACAGGCGCTCGAACAGGCAAAAGTCACGCCGTAATCGTCACTGTTACCGCTGAGGAAGGAATCTACCGCCGTGGAAGACCTGCTGATTATTCTGCGTCATACGCCTTATTGGGTGTGGATCGTTTTGGGTTACCTGATTTATGCCGGAATAAAAGCCAGCCAGCCGAGGCGACAATCGCTGACGCGGATGTTGGTTGTGCCGATAGTTTTCATGGTGTGGGGCGTTAGCGCGATTTTTCATGCGCTGCTGATCCCGCTTGCGGCGTCAGGGGGATTTCTGCTGACGTTGATCGTTGGGCTGGGCATTGGGTGGACGTGGGGGAAAACGTCAGGCGCTTATCTGCCGGAATCACGCGTTTTTCAGCGCACGGGTTCATGGTGGCCGCTGGGATTAATGCTGCTGACGTTTTGTTCTCGTTTCTATTTTTCCGTTCAGCTGGCTCGGTTTCCCGCGTTGGCGCATGACCCCGCATTCTGTCTGTTGTCCGGCGCGGCAAGTGGGATTACTGCTGGAATATTTAGCGGCGTCAGCCTGCGTTTGCTCAACCAGATGCGCAAAATTAGACCGTCTCTGACGTAATGCTATAAAAAACAGTGGGTTGATAAAACCGTTTGTCAAAATTTGTCACAAAGCTTTTTCTGCTGCATGAGTGCGTGGGGAAGGGCGGTAAATTATAATGCCGATGCCTATCCCTTTCATTTAACAGAATACTGTTTAAGTTATTGAAGAATGACTAAAAATTTTAAGCTTTCTCTTTGTGGCCTGTTGCTGCTATCAACCCATGCTGTGATGTTGCCTCAGGCTATGGCGAAAGCGCCGACGTACTCCGCCGGCACTGCGCATCAGGAAATTGCTTCCGGTAGCGCCATGGTGGTGGATTTGCGTGATAACCACATCCTGTATTCCAGTAACCCAGATGTGGTAGTGCCGATTGCTTCGGTGACCAAATTGATGACGGCGCTGGTGGTGCTGGATGCCAATCAGCCGCTGGATGAAATTATCTCTGTTGATATCAGCCAGACGAAAGAAATGAAAGGGGTGTACTCGCGCGTTCGTCTGAATAGTCAGATCAGCCGCCATGACATGCTGCTACTGGCGCTGATGTCATCAGAAAACCGGGCGGCGGCCAGCCTGGCGCACCACTATCCGGGCGGTTATCAGGCGTTTATCCGCGCGATGAATGCCAAAGCCCGTGCGCTAGGTATGACCCACACGCGTTATGTAGAGCCAACCGGGCTGTCCATCAATAACGTCTCGACCGCCCGCGATCTCACTAAACTCCTGATCGCCAGCAAGCAATATCCGCTGCTGAGCCAACTGAGTACCACACAGGAGAAAACGGCGACGTTCTCTAATCCGACGTACAGTCTGCCGTTCAGAAACACGAACCATCTGGTTTATAAAGCGGACTGGAGCATCCAACTGACTAAAACGGGCTTCACGAATCAGGCGGGGCACTGTCTGGTGATGCGGACGGTCATTAATCAGCGGCCTGTGGCGCTGGTGGTGCTGGACGCATTCGGTAAATACACGCACTTTGCCGATGCTAACCGTCTGCGTAAGTGGATGGAAACTGGCAAAGTCAGCGAGGTGCCTGCCGCGGCGCTGAGCTACAAGAAACAAAAATCGCTAGCTTCTCGCCAACCGCAGAGCATGGCGAGTATCGAAACCGAATAACTCAGTACTCCCCTTCCTGATGGCTTGGAAGGGGATATCTTGACGGTGGTTGAACAAGCCACCGCCTACGACGGGCTGTCACGCTTGAGCGCGCAGATCCTCTATCACTTCTCCCGCTTTTTTCACTTCTTCGTCATGATCATCTTCACGCCAGGTTTCCGCTAAGGCGTCCTGTAGCCAGCGCTGCATGGCGGGCTGAGCTAGCAGGTGGTCACAATAGGCAGTGGCTTCCGGTGACACGGGAAGCTGATAGGTTTTGATACGGAACACAACCGGTGCAAAGAAGGCGTCCACCGCCGAAAACTGTTTTCCTGCCAGAAACGGCCCGCCAAAGCGCGTCAGACCTTCCTGCCAGAGTTCGCAGATGCGGTTAATGTCGTTGCTGAGAGCGGGAGATATTTCGTTCATTTTGACGCGTACGCCGCAGCTCATGGAGCAGGTGTTGCGCAGCGCGGTAAAGCCAGAATGCATTTCGGCCGCGGCACAGCGTGCCCAGGCACGGGTTTTGGCATCGGCAGGCCAGACGCCGGGATGCTGCTCAGCCAGATATTCGGTAATCGCCAATGAATCCCAGACGAGGGTTTCGCCATCGATCAGGCAGGGGACTTTTGCCGTCGGCGAAAAGGCCTTAAATGCTGGCTGCGCCATGCCCGGTGCAAAAGCGACCAGTTTCTCTTCGAAAGGAATCGACAGCGTTTTCAACAGCACCCACGGACGCAGTGACCAGGACGAATAGTTTTTATTGGCGATATACAACTGATACATGTCTGATGCTCCTTGTGTTAACGAAGCCCTAGCATTAGCACGAAAGGCGGTAGAAATCATCCTCTTCACCGCTGCTCTGCCATCGGTTGAATGCGCTATTCGTAGGATTATCATGCAGGCGGAAAGCGGGAATGTGAATTATGCGTATCGCTTAGCATTATTCTTGCAGTTTTTATTAAATGAAATCTCAATAAATGCACTATATTACGCGCTGTGCATTTGAGTGCGTCGGTGCGGCAGCCACTATCGGGAAGCCTTATTCGCTTAAGGCCGGAGAAGGTGTTTTTCGCCTTGTCAGAGAAGGGATGTGACCGTCGGAATCTTCAACCTGTCTTGTGCTTCAGCGCCTTATTCTGTTTTGCTCTGACGCCTGGATTGACTGGGTCTTTATAACGAATGAAATGGCTTACTTCACTGACTATAGCAATTGGACTTGCTTGTAATCCGGCGTTTGCGCAGGAATTGACGTCTGCGCCGGCATCAATATCGCCTTCACATCAGCAACGCGATGCGTTTGTCACCGATCTGCTGAAGAAAATGACGCTGGAAGAGAAGATCGGCCAGCTCCGATTGATCAGCGTCGGGACGGATAACCCGAAAGAAGCCATTCGGGAAATGATCAGAAACGGCCAGGTTGGCGCGATTTTTAATACGGTAACCCGCCCGGACATTCGTGCGATGCAGGATCAGGTCATGCAGCTCAGCCGCCTGAAGATTCCGCTATTTTTTGCCTACGACGTGGTGCACGGCCAGCGCACCATTTTCCCTATCGCACTGGGGCTGGCTTCCAGCTGGGATATGAGCGCAATTGAGAAAAGCGCACGCGTGGCGGCTTATGAAGCGACGGAAGACGGCCTGAACATGACCTGGGCGCCGATGGTGGATATCACCCGCGATCCGCGCTGGGGCCGCGTGTCGGAAGGCTTCGGTGAAGACACCTGGCTGACCAGCAAAATTGCCGGTGTGGTTGTGAAAGCCTTTCAGGGCGATGACGTAACCGGACGCCACTCGCTGATGACCAGCGTAAAACACTACGCGCTCTACGGCGCAGTGGAAGGCGGACGCGACTATAACACCGTGGACATGAGCCCTCAGCGCATGTTCCAGGATTATATGCCGCCTTACAAAGCAGCGATTGACGCGGGTAGCAGCGGTGTGATGGTGGCGTTGAACTCCATCAACGGTACGCCAGCGACGGCAAACAGCTGGCTGCTGAAAGATGTTCTGCGCGATCAGTGGAATTTCAAAGGCATCACCATTACCGATCACGGTGCGATTAAAGAGCTGATTAAGCACGGCGTGGCCAGCGATCCGCGTGATGCATCGCGTCTGGCGGTCAAATCGGGTATCGGCATGAGTATGAGCGACGAGTATTTCGTCCGTTATCTGCCAGACCTGGTGAAAAGCGGGGCGGTAAGTATGCAGGAGATCGACGATGCCTGCCGTCAGGTGCTGAACGTAAAATATGATATGGGGCTGTTTGAAGATCCGTATCGTCATCTGGGGCCAGTCGGTTCCGATCCGGTGGATACCAATGCGGAAAGTCGCTTGCACCGTCTGGACGCGCGTGATGTGGCGCGTAAGAGCCTGGTGCTGTTGAAAAACCGTCTGCAAACGCTGCCGTTGAAAAAAGAAGGCACGATCGCCGTGGTAGGGCCATTGGCTGACAGCCAGCGCGATACGATGGGAAGCTGGTCTGCTGCGGGCGTGACGAAACAGACGATTACCGTTTATCAGGGGCTGAAGAATGCTGTCGGCGATAAGGCCACCATTCTCTATGCTAAAGGTGCCAACGTCAGTAATCACAAAGGCATTATCGACTTCCTGAATCAGTATGAAGATGCCGTGCAGGTGGATAAACGTCCGCCGCAGGTGATGATCGATGAAGCCGTTGAGGCTGCGAAGAAAGCGGATGTCGTGGTTGCTGTCGTCGGTGAAGCGGCAGGCATGGCGCATGAAGCCTCCAGCCGCTCGAACATCGACCTGCCACAAAGCCAGCGTGATCTGATTGCAGCACTGAAAGCGACGGGCAAACCGCTGGTTCTGGTGCTGATGAACGGTCGTCCTCTGGCACTGGTGCGTGAAGATCAGCAGGCCGATGCGTTACTGGAAACCTGGTTCAGCGGTACAGAAGGCGGCAATGCGATCGCCGATGTGCTGTTTGGCGACTATAACCCGTCCGGTAAGCTGCCGATGTCCTTCCCGCGTTCTGTTGGTCAGATCCCGATTTATTACAATCATCTGCCGTCAGGCCGTCCTTACACGCCGGAAAACCCAGGCAAATATACGTCTCACTACTACGATGAAGCCAATGGTCCGCTCTATCCGTTTGGTTACGGCCTGAGCTATACCACTTTCAGCGTGTCAGATGTGCGTCTGTCGAGCCAGACCATGAAGCGTAACGGAACGATCGACGCCAGTGTGACGGTGAAAAACACTGGCAGCCGCGCAGGGGAAACGGTTGTGCAGCTGTACGTGCATGATGTGGTGGCTTCCATCAGCCGTCCGGTGAAAGAGCTACGTGGTTTTGAGAAAGTGATGCTACAGCCGGGAGAGTCCCGCACGGTCACCTTCACGCTCGATCAGGATGCGCTGAAATTCTACAATGCCCGCATGCAGCAGGTGGTGGAACCTGGCAAGTTCGACGTGATGATTGGTCTGGATTCACAGCGTGTGAAGAGCGGGAGTTTCACCCTGCTATAATGATGTTTGTCTCGCCGCCCAGAATTCGGGTGGCGGGACGAATTGTGCTGATCGTAATACAGTGTGACTGTTGGAGAATAAGGTATTGCAGGAGAAGGGTATGCCGTTGACTGAAGTGGTGCTGGTTGATGAAAATGACAAGCCAACGGGCGTAATGGAAAAGCAGGAAGCACATGTAAAAGGAGCATTACATCGTGCGATCACCGTCTATATTTTCAATTCTCGCCAGCAGCTGTTATTGCAGCAGCGGGCGGAGGAGAAATACCATAGCGGCGGTTTATGGAGCAATACCTGTTGTAGCCATCCTGCGCCCGGTGAAGAGACGTTACAGGCGGCACATCGCCGTTTGTATGAAGAAATGGGATTACGCTGTGCGCTGACGCCGATGTTTACGCTCACCTATCGCCTACCGCTGGATAACGGGCTGATTGAGCATGAATTGGGGCATGTGTATTTTGGCGTGACGGATGATCTTCCGAGGATGAATCCCGATGAAGTGTCGAACTATGAATACCAGTCAATAGACGACATTGCACAGCGGATGGTGGAGACGCCCGAACAGTTTACGGCCTGGTTCCAACTGACCTTCGCGCGTATTCCTGAGTACTGGCAGACGTTTCAGTCTGAGCAACCAAATTAATTAAAGTGATGCGAATTGCCGCGTTTCCGTGCGGCACCGTTCGTGCAGTCGGCGGGTGCTGTGGGTCGAAAGCCTCAGCCTGCATGCTCGATAATAATGTAGCCCACCAGCATCATGCCGGACATACCACCTAAGGCGAGAAAGGCAAAGAGACCGATAATACCGATTTTTTGAAGAGTCATCAGGTTATCCTTTTGTTAATTGCCTCGAATTATAATGCCTTCAGCCCATGAAACAAGATCGAAACGCTCCGCGCTTTTTAAATACACCACATTAGCGAAATAAAAGCAGCGCACCAAAAAACATCAGAATGACGCCAGCACCGCGTTCAATCGGGTTAAGCCAACGCGTTAAACGCTGCTGAATCAACGGACGAGCGATCAGCGCGGCGATCAGCAGATCCCACACCAGAACGACAGAAAACATCCAGCTACCGCTGACGAATTGCTGCGTGGGTGTCACATTTTGCCCAAGAATGCTGGTCATCAGGCTGATGTAGAACAGCATGTTTTTGGGATTCAGTAGCGCCGAGCCGAGTCCCAGCAAAATTTGTTTATGCAGCGTCGGGCAGCGGTCGGACTGTTGTTCCACCTGTAGTGAGATCACTGAACGACTTTTCACTAACTGATAACCCACCCAGAGGAGATAAGCCGCCCCGGCTAACTCGATGAGGGTAAACAGCGTAGGCGAATGTTGAATGCCCGCCCAGCCGATTGCTGCCAGCAGAATGTAAATACCGTTACCCAGCGCGATGCCCAGACAAATTCCCGCGCTGCCGCGCAGCCGGTAGCGAATGGCGTAGGCCGTCAGCAGAAAGAAATCCGGGCCAGGGCTCAGTAGCGCGACAAAATGCGCCAGCGCCAGAGCGGGAAAATGAGTGGGAAAGAGAGAATCAGCGGAAAAAAGGGTATTGATGAACGTGGCATTGATGAACATGGTATGTCTGACCTCAATAAGTAATCGAGGCCAGTCTAGACAAGGCGTTCCGCTATTTATTGTCAAATATTGATCGCGCGTACTGACCCGGCGTCGCGGCGGTGTATTGCACAAATGTTTTGTGGAAATGGCTTTGATCGCAGAAGCCGCTTTGATAGCTGGCATCAACCAATGGCGTGCCTTGTTTCAGCAGCGATTTGGCATACTCAATGCGGGCATTATTCAGGAATGCCATCGGTGTAATGCCGGTATCGTGACGAAATTGTCGCACGATGGTTTCACGTCTCAGGCTTAGCTCCTCCGCCAGCGTTTCCAGCGAGGGCGCTTCTTGCAAATTATTCAGCAAACGTTCGCGCACATGGCGCGTCGTGGTTTGCGACACCTGATGCGGTAATGCTGGCAAACAGGATGGCGCGGGCAGGCAATATTGTCGCCAGACGGGGCTCAGCATCGCTTTGAGCTGGTTATCTGCCGATGTAATGTCTCCCAGAGACAGCAGGGCAATGACGTGCTGATAATGCATAAACAGGTCGGGATCGCGCAAGACGACGCAGTTGCAACGCAAGGTATCTACCTGATAACCACAGTGAGTCGCGATTTGATCGAGACACCATTCCGCATCCAGATACAGCATGTGATAACTGCGCGTTTTTCCGGGCAGCGGATTACAGCTGTGCGGCTGTTGGGGATCGATAAAAATCAGATCGCCAACCTGTAAGTGGTGAATGTCGTTACGGTAATGGCAAAGCGTTTCGCCGTGTTCTATCGCCCCAATCGAAAATTGCGCATGGCTGTGTGTTTTATAGGCATGGCTGCTGTGGTGCGTGCTGCGGCTTTCAACATGCGGTAATCGTGGCGAAAACCAGTACGATTGGTTAATGGCGTGGACCGAAGACATAATTTACCGAAGATAGAGTCGTTGCTGAAGATGAGTTGTGGCCGAAGATATAATGCACCGCTCGCGATAACGGCTGTGTTTGATAAAAAGAATAGCTTACCCTAATCGCTGGATAGAAGATTGTCGAGACCAGAATTATCGCGCACGTGATATCGGCTGACGTCGCCGGGCGTCTGTGGGACAATGGCGGTCAGATTACACAGATACAGAGTATGCATGACGCTGTCCCCCGCAATAAAATTGCAGATTGGTCAATGGTATAAGGCCCTGCAAGCGCAAATCCCGGATTTTATTTCCCGCGTTCCCCAGCGACAGATGATTGCCGAAGTGGCGAAAACACTGGCGGGCGATTACCCGCGCCATCTGGCTATTGAAGCGCCAACCGGCGTCGGGAAAACGCTGTCTTACCTGATTCCGGGTATTGCGGTGGGGCGTGCGGAGGATAAAACGCTGGTGGTCAGCACCGCGAATGTGGCATTGCAGGATCAGATTTACAGCAAAGATTTGCCGCTGTTGCAGAAGTTTATTCCCGAACTGAAATTTACCGCCGCATTTGGCCGTCGTCGTTATATTTGCCCACGTAATCTGGCGATGCTGGCAACCGATCCTGACGCGCAGGGGGATTTACCGCTCTTTCTGGACGATGAGCTGATGTCCGCCAGCAAGGAGGAAAAGCGTACCTGTGTGCGGCTTGAGAAAGCGCTGCAAGGCCATGCCTGGGATGGGCTGCGCGATCATTATCAGGATTCACTTGACGATAGCCTGTGGCAGAAGCTGAGTACGGACAAAGCGAACTGTCTCGCGCACAACTGCCATTACTACCGCGAGTGCCCGTTCTTCATCGCACGGCGTGAGATCGAACAGGCCGATGTTGTGGTGACCAACCATGCGCTGGTAATGGCGGCGATGGAAAGCGAGTCGGTACTTCCTCCCCCTAAGAATCTCCTGCTGGTGCTCGATGAAGGGCACCACATTCCTGACGTTGCCCGCGATACGCTGGAGATGTCCGGTGATATTCATCCAGCTTATATGATGGCGCAGTTGGAACAGCTGGTGCAGCTCATCGGGCAATGTATGGCGCAGTTTACCCCTAAATCACCGCCGCGACTCGCTAACAGCGAACGGTTAACCAGCCACTGTGAGGAGATCCGCGAGTGCGTGCTGTCTTTCTCGCAAATGTGCGGTCTGTTTCTTCCCCATGACGGGCAGGAAACCGAGTACCGCTTTGCGATGGGCAAAATGCCGGATGAAATGCGTGAACTCTGCGTACGGTTGTTCAAACTGACCGACACGCTGCGGGCGCTGGCGGAGTATATGCTTAACGACCTCAGCGAAAAAACCGGGAAGCATGACATGGTGCGGGTCTATCATGCTCTGCTGAAAATGAGTCGCCAGCAGGGCTACCTTGAGTCTATGAGTAAACTGTGGCGGCTGGCGGCAATGGAGAAATCCTCTAATGCGCCGGTTTCTAAATGGATTACGCGGGAAATGCGTGATAACCAGCCGCATCTTCATCTGCACTGCGCGGGGATCCGCGTCTGCGACCAGCTTGAAAGGCTATTGTGGAGTAAGGTGTCGCACGTCGTGGTGACCTCGGCAACGCTGCGCTCGCTGAACAGTTTCGCGCGCCTACAGGAGCTTTCCGGCCTGGGTGAGCAGGAAGGGGACACGTTCATCGCGCTGGATTCGCCGTTCAACCACCGTGAGCAGGGGCGTTTGGTGATTCCCAAAATGCGCTATGAACCGCTGATGGAATCGGAAGCGCAGCATGTTGCTGAAATGGCGCAGTTTTTCCGGGCGGAGCTAAAGCAGGATAAGCATAAAGGTATACTGATGCTGTTTGCCAGCCAGCGTGCCATGCAGCTGTTTCTGACGCAGGTTACCGATTTACGCCTGATGCTGCTGGTTCAGGGAGATAAGCCGCGTTACAGGTTGGTCGAGCTACATCGCCAGCGGGTAAAGGAAGGCCAGACTAGCGTGTTAATTGGCTTACAGTCCTTTGCGGAAGGGTTGGATCTGAAAGGGGATCTCCTGTCTCAGGTGCATATCCATAAAATCGCGTTTCCGCCTATCGACAGTCCGGTGATTCTGACGGAAGGCGAGTGGTTAAAAAGTCTCAAACGGCATCCGTTTATCGTACAAAGCCTGCCCAGCGCCTCGTTTAACCTCATCCAGCAGGTTGGACGCCTTATTCGCAGCCATGACTGCTTTGGTGAGATCGTCATTTACGATCGTCGCCTGTTGACCAAAGGCTATGGCGCACAACTGCTGGCGGCGCTGCCCGTTTTCCCGATTGAACAGCGGGATATGCCATAGCAAATTCCTATATATTCGTTTGCAGAATAAAGGGGTAATTAATCCCTATTTAGCGCTATATTTTTTTATTCTTATTTGTTAGATTTGTCTCGGAACAGCAAGGATGCCGTTAATGTGTGTGACAATTTATGTCATTATGCAGTGCGGTTTTTATCAACCAGGGACAGGTACCATGA
Proteins encoded in this region:
- the cyaB gene encoding class IV adenylate cyclase, with the protein product MVEHFTGKYEVELKFRIDDIAVFRNTLFSLHPEAFVFENKEHDVYYDDAENRLQQQNIKMLVRRMEPSGIKLWIVKGPGVDRCEAVNVEGFEKTDSMLQTLGYRPLFEIHKIRSIYFLNAFHITLDYIESLGYFVEISVMTDDETQLKALRDRCIECALRLQLSLDNIETKSYYQLLGFN
- a CDS encoding FMN-binding protein: MKKFISAVLATVVMAFSLSVYGNDVAQYKDGTYIGTAQGKAAEVEVTVSIKEGKIANAEVLKHGDTEAMMLSATDQIVPELIEKQDINKVDAVTGATLSSQGVINAVKQALEQAKVTP
- a CDS encoding DUF6622 family protein → MEDLLIILRHTPYWVWIVLGYLIYAGIKASQPRRQSLTRMLVVPIVFMVWGVSAIFHALLIPLAASGGFLLTLIVGLGIGWTWGKTSGAYLPESRVFQRTGSWWPLGLMLLTFCSRFYFSVQLARFPALAHDPAFCLLSGAASGITAGIFSGVSLRLLNQMRKIRPSLT
- the pbpG gene encoding D-alanyl-D-alanine endopeptidase; protein product: MTKNFKLSLCGLLLLSTHAVMLPQAMAKAPTYSAGTAHQEIASGSAMVVDLRDNHILYSSNPDVVVPIASVTKLMTALVVLDANQPLDEIISVDISQTKEMKGVYSRVRLNSQISRHDMLLLALMSSENRAAASLAHHYPGGYQAFIRAMNAKARALGMTHTRYVEPTGLSINNVSTARDLTKLLIASKQYPLLSQLSTTQEKTATFSNPTYSLPFRNTNHLVYKADWSIQLTKTGFTNQAGHCLVMRTVINQRPVALVVLDAFGKYTHFADANRLRKWMETGKVSEVPAAALSYKKQKSLASRQPQSMASIETE
- a CDS encoding glutathione S-transferase family protein translates to MYQLYIANKNYSSWSLRPWVLLKTLSIPFEEKLVAFAPGMAQPAFKAFSPTAKVPCLIDGETLVWDSLAITEYLAEQHPGVWPADAKTRAWARCAAAEMHSGFTALRNTCSMSCGVRVKMNEISPALSNDINRICELWQEGLTRFGGPFLAGKQFSAVDAFFAPVVFRIKTYQLPVSPEATAYCDHLLAQPAMQRWLQDALAETWREDDHDEEVKKAGEVIEDLRAQA
- the bglX gene encoding beta-glucosidase BglX; amino-acid sequence: MKWLTSLTIAIGLACNPAFAQELTSAPASISPSHQQRDAFVTDLLKKMTLEEKIGQLRLISVGTDNPKEAIREMIRNGQVGAIFNTVTRPDIRAMQDQVMQLSRLKIPLFFAYDVVHGQRTIFPIALGLASSWDMSAIEKSARVAAYEATEDGLNMTWAPMVDITRDPRWGRVSEGFGEDTWLTSKIAGVVVKAFQGDDVTGRHSLMTSVKHYALYGAVEGGRDYNTVDMSPQRMFQDYMPPYKAAIDAGSSGVMVALNSINGTPATANSWLLKDVLRDQWNFKGITITDHGAIKELIKHGVASDPRDASRLAVKSGIGMSMSDEYFVRYLPDLVKSGAVSMQEIDDACRQVLNVKYDMGLFEDPYRHLGPVGSDPVDTNAESRLHRLDARDVARKSLVLLKNRLQTLPLKKEGTIAVVGPLADSQRDTMGSWSAAGVTKQTITVYQGLKNAVGDKATILYAKGANVSNHKGIIDFLNQYEDAVQVDKRPPQVMIDEAVEAAKKADVVVAVVGEAAGMAHEASSRSNIDLPQSQRDLIAALKATGKPLVLVLMNGRPLALVREDQQADALLETWFSGTEGGNAIADVLFGDYNPSGKLPMSFPRSVGQIPIYYNHLPSGRPYTPENPGKYTSHYYDEANGPLYPFGYGLSYTTFSVSDVRLSSQTMKRNGTIDASVTVKNTGSRAGETVVQLYVHDVVASISRPVKELRGFEKVMLQPGESRTVTFTLDQDALKFYNARMQQVVEPGKFDVMIGLDSQRVKSGSFTLL
- the idi gene encoding isopentenyl-diphosphate Delta-isomerase translates to MPLTEVVLVDENDKPTGVMEKQEAHVKGALHRAITVYIFNSRQQLLLQQRAEEKYHSGGLWSNTCCSHPAPGEETLQAAHRRLYEEMGLRCALTPMFTLTYRLPLDNGLIEHELGHVYFGVTDDLPRMNPDEVSNYEYQSIDDIAQRMVETPEQFTAWFQLTFARIPEYWQTFQSEQPN
- a CDS encoding LysE family translocator; its protein translation is MFINATFINTLFSADSLFPTHFPALALAHFVALLSPGPDFFLLTAYAIRYRLRGSAGICLGIALGNGIYILLAAIGWAGIQHSPTLFTLIELAGAAYLLWVGYQLVKSRSVISLQVEQQSDRCPTLHKQILLGLGSALLNPKNMLFYISLMTSILGQNVTPTQQFVSGSWMFSVVLVWDLLIAALIARPLIQQRLTRWLNPIERGAGVILMFFGALLLFR
- a CDS encoding AraC family transcriptional regulator; translated protein: MSSVHAINQSYWFSPRLPHVESRSTHHSSHAYKTHSHAQFSIGAIEHGETLCHYRNDIHHLQVGDLIFIDPQQPHSCNPLPGKTRSYHMLYLDAEWCLDQIATHCGYQVDTLRCNCVVLRDPDLFMHYQHVIALLSLGDITSADNQLKAMLSPVWRQYCLPAPSCLPALPHQVSQTTTRHVRERLLNNLQEAPSLETLAEELSLRRETIVRQFRHDTGITPMAFLNNARIEYAKSLLKQGTPLVDASYQSGFCDQSHFHKTFVQYTAATPGQYARSIFDNK
- the dinG gene encoding ATP-dependent DNA helicase DinG yields the protein MTLSPAIKLQIGQWYKALQAQIPDFISRVPQRQMIAEVAKTLAGDYPRHLAIEAPTGVGKTLSYLIPGIAVGRAEDKTLVVSTANVALQDQIYSKDLPLLQKFIPELKFTAAFGRRRYICPRNLAMLATDPDAQGDLPLFLDDELMSASKEEKRTCVRLEKALQGHAWDGLRDHYQDSLDDSLWQKLSTDKANCLAHNCHYYRECPFFIARREIEQADVVVTNHALVMAAMESESVLPPPKNLLLVLDEGHHIPDVARDTLEMSGDIHPAYMMAQLEQLVQLIGQCMAQFTPKSPPRLANSERLTSHCEEIRECVLSFSQMCGLFLPHDGQETEYRFAMGKMPDEMRELCVRLFKLTDTLRALAEYMLNDLSEKTGKHDMVRVYHALLKMSRQQGYLESMSKLWRLAAMEKSSNAPVSKWITREMRDNQPHLHLHCAGIRVCDQLERLLWSKVSHVVVTSATLRSLNSFARLQELSGLGEQEGDTFIALDSPFNHREQGRLVIPKMRYEPLMESEAQHVAEMAQFFRAELKQDKHKGILMLFASQRAMQLFLTQVTDLRLMLLVQGDKPRYRLVELHRQRVKEGQTSVLIGLQSFAEGLDLKGDLLSQVHIHKIAFPPIDSPVILTEGEWLKSLKRHPFIVQSLPSASFNLIQQVGRLIRSHDCFGEIVIYDRRLLTKGYGAQLLAALPVFPIEQRDMP